From Chryseobacterium shandongense, the proteins below share one genomic window:
- a CDS encoding OmpH family outer membrane protein — MKNFRIVFSFFLFLIFSISNAQKVGVVDTDYILNKMPQYKEAEARLNAQIDTWQSELQNLQSEYERKRSAFESEKVLLIGDQLKLREKEVMDLEKNIKTTTSLRFGATGEIKKLRTNLVQPFQDQIWGAIKTMAEKNGIGIVIDKTSNNVLFLQKRFDYSDKVLDILLKDTDKKEKTKTRK; from the coding sequence ATGAAAAATTTTAGAATTGTTTTCTCATTCTTCTTATTTTTAATCTTCAGTATAAGCAATGCCCAGAAAGTGGGTGTTGTTGATACAGATTATATTCTGAACAAGATGCCGCAGTATAAAGAAGCTGAAGCAAGACTGAATGCCCAAATCGATACATGGCAATCAGAACTTCAGAATCTGCAGTCAGAATATGAACGTAAAAGATCTGCCTTTGAAAGTGAAAAAGTACTCTTAATTGGAGATCAGCTCAAGCTTAGAGAAAAAGAAGTAATGGATTTGGAAAAAAATATCAAAACCACTACAAGCTTACGTTTCGGAGCAACCGGTGAGATCAAAAAGCTGAGAACCAATCTTGTTCAGCCGTTTCAGGATCAAATTTGGGGAGCAATAAAAACAATGGCAGAAAAAAACGGAATAGGCATCGTGATTGATAAAACAAGCAACAATGTACTATTCCTTCAGAAAAGATTCGATTACTCAGATAAAGTACTGGATATTTTATTAAAAGATACCGATAAAAAAGAAAAAACTAAAACACGAAAATAA
- a CDS encoding OmpH family outer membrane protein, which produces MKKLSVLFAAVMMVVSVGMAKAQKIATLDVIGVLNVMPEKKKADTDLKAFLDTKQAEIKKKADAAQAKFQQYQSEAAKKTAEENTAREAEMKKLSDEIQQMNDKAQKDFVAKQDAAYEPIEKKLNDAVSKVAKANGYDYIMDANSSAFVFKGGPDATAAVKKELGVQ; this is translated from the coding sequence ATGAAAAAATTAAGTGTATTATTTGCAGCGGTAATGATGGTTGTATCGGTAGGTATGGCAAAAGCTCAAAAAATTGCAACTTTAGACGTTATAGGTGTGCTTAATGTAATGCCTGAAAAGAAAAAAGCAGATACCGATCTTAAAGCCTTCTTAGATACAAAACAAGCTGAAATTAAGAAAAAGGCTGATGCAGCGCAAGCCAAATTTCAACAGTATCAATCAGAAGCTGCTAAAAAAACAGCTGAAGAAAATACTGCCAGAGAAGCAGAAATGAAGAAGCTAAGTGATGAAATTCAGCAGATGAATGACAAAGCTCAGAAAGATTTTGTAGCAAAGCAAGATGCCGCTTATGAACCAATTGAGAAAAAACTAAATGATGCCGTTTCAAAGGTTGCGAAAGCAAACGGATACGATTATATCATGGATGCAAATTCTTCTGCATTCGTATTCAAAGGAGGTCCGGATGCTACTGCTGCCGTGAAGAAAGAATTAGGTGTTCAATAA
- a CDS encoding acyl-CoA thioesterase yields MEKEVSTTVKVRFSDCDPIGHLNNVKYLDYMFNAREDHVETFYGFTYEEYRKLTGCTWIAIQNEIAYLKEVKYNTSVVISSKTIEVQDRTAKVEILMKSLDEKAIHAVLWVTVIYFNVKTRKSEVHPEDIKETFNKFYVDLEQKDFRSRVKFLRSQNAKNS; encoded by the coding sequence ATGGAAAAAGAAGTATCAACCACGGTTAAGGTGCGGTTTAGTGATTGTGATCCGATTGGTCATTTAAATAATGTGAAATATCTTGACTATATGTTCAACGCAAGGGAAGATCACGTAGAAACTTTCTACGGATTCACTTATGAAGAATATAGGAAGCTTACGGGCTGCACCTGGATTGCTATTCAGAATGAGATCGCTTACCTTAAGGAAGTAAAATACAATACCTCTGTTGTGATCAGCAGCAAAACCATAGAAGTTCAGGACAGAACGGCAAAGGTTGAAATTCTAATGAAAAGTTTAGATGAAAAAGCCATCCATGCCGTGTTATGGGTTACGGTAATATATTTCAATGTAAAGACTAGAAAATCGGAAGTACATCCTGAAGACATCAAGGAAACTTTCAATAAATTTTATGTAGATTTAGAACAGAAAGATTTTCGGTCAAGAGTTAAATTTTTAAGATCGCAGAACGCAAAAAATTCATAA
- the rfbD gene encoding dTDP-4-dehydrorhamnose reductase has translation MKKILVIGGNGQLGNCIRKIAPDYELDYEFTFTDSQTLDVTDEDQVNSYFYDNKPDFCINASAFTAVDLAEKEKEKAFAVNADGVAHLAKACKEFNAILIHVSTDYVFDGETNLSYSEDDFTNPIGVYGESKLKGEELALDANPKTIILRTSWLYSEFNKNFVKTMLHLFSQKEELGIVADQFGQPTNANDLAEAIMEIIETPQKSYGVFHFSNYPETTWFAFARKIAEFSKSDIKLNPLTTDQYPTPAKRPKRSTMCLDKIEEIYKIEPKHWENSLEECINILAQ, from the coding sequence ATGAAAAAAATATTGGTAATAGGTGGAAACGGACAGCTGGGAAATTGTATCAGAAAAATCGCTCCAGATTATGAGCTTGATTACGAATTCACTTTTACAGACTCTCAAACATTGGATGTCACAGATGAAGATCAGGTAAATTCATATTTTTATGACAACAAACCAGATTTTTGCATCAACGCATCAGCTTTTACAGCAGTAGACCTTGCAGAAAAAGAAAAGGAAAAAGCTTTTGCCGTAAATGCAGATGGGGTTGCTCACCTTGCAAAGGCCTGTAAAGAATTCAATGCAATACTTATACATGTCTCCACCGATTACGTTTTTGATGGTGAAACCAATCTCTCTTATTCGGAAGACGACTTTACCAACCCGATTGGCGTTTATGGAGAATCAAAATTAAAAGGTGAAGAACTTGCTTTAGACGCAAACCCGAAAACAATTATTCTTAGAACATCATGGCTTTATTCGGAATTCAATAAGAATTTTGTTAAAACAATGCTCCATCTCTTTTCCCAAAAAGAAGAACTAGGAATTGTGGCAGATCAGTTCGGACAACCAACCAATGCCAACGATCTCGCTGAAGCCATTATGGAAATTATCGAAACTCCTCAGAAAAGTTACGGAGTGTTTCATTTCTCAAACTATCCTGAAACAACATGGTTTGCATTTGCGAGAAAAATAGCTGAATTTTCAAAATCAGATATTAAGCTCAACCCCTTAACCACCGATCAGTATCCAACGCCGGCAAAAAGACCCAAAAGAAGTACAATGTGCCTGGATAAAATTGAAGAAATTTATAAGATTGAACCGAAACATTGGGAAAATAGCCTGGAAGAATGTATCAATATTCTTGCACAATAA